ATGAGATGAAAGTCAGACAGTCATAGCTCTCtttaatggccacaggtgtgAAATATAAAGGAATTCTAATCCTAGATGTGAAACAGTGTAGATGTGCAGTGTTGAATGTTTGCTAACATTAACTGTGCCTAAAGTGTGGTGTTATCCCATGAAGCTGTGTCATTGCATTTAGGAGTATCCAGTATTTTATGATAAAGAAGTCAAGATTAGCAGAAGGTTACTTTTTATGTCATGTGGGATCCACTCACAGCTTAAACTATCTTTTTTAATCTGACACACTATTTCAAATTATGAATAGCAGATGAAACTACATGCAGTGAGACAGAAAGTGTTGATCTCACATGTGTTCTTTATATTTGCAGCATTTAATGAATGAgaatgagacacacactgactgcaggcTCCAGGTCTCACTTCttggtgtgtgtggctgcttttAGTCCTCTCTCTGCGTTTTTTGATTCCATAAGCTTCTTTCCTGGCTTGTTGCTGAGGTGGGCACACATCACATGCAGCAGTACAGTATAGTGTGGTAATCTGTGAGGCTCTGAGCTGACAGCCTATTGAGAAGCGTGGACTGACAGTAAGCCTATTTCATGTAGCAACGTGGTTATTATAGGGTCCTCCGCAGTCAGCGCCATCACACAATGCACTGCTTTAACTCTATAGTATGAGCTACAACAACGGATGCAGAGGGACTGATACAGGCAAGAGAAAGGAGGAAATAGTGATGAAGCagggaaaaggaggaagagagagttaGAGGAAAGACAAGACGAAAGAAACAGGTGGATGAGAGGactgtcctcctctgctcatctCTGTCATTGAGAGGACAATAAACCTGGCCTGTAATTAGAtaactgccccccccccccccttcagacGGCTCGGACAGGACAGATGTTGTGAGGACAACAGCTCTGACGTTATCTTATCTTCAGCATGAAACAACACTTGTGATCAAACTGTTGCCTTACTTAGAAAACAGAAATATAAATCTCTTTTGTGAAGTCCTGTGCAGGAATTCCGACAAAATCATTGACAGCCAAGCTGTctgaaactcacacacacacaccgtcacaggAGTCAAACAGTCTGCCTACATACTTCATATGTTAAACGTGCAATAATTCTAAGCATTATTTGTAAAAGTATGCCGTGTGTCCACCAACAAGATGATAAATGGGCACTTACATAGGTGGACTGCACTCTCCGCCAGTGTCCCAGCCCACAGCAATACATCAAGACATCTAGTTGTGGGGAGAAGAGGGGACAGGCCGACAGAGCCTCGGGTCCTGGGAGTAGGTCGACTCAGGACAGAATCCTCATGGCACAGGTGATCCACCTGATCATCTTGGAGACTTTGGGAATCCtgcaaagaggggaaaaaaatcgaCTATGTCCACAGGTTGTCGCAGGGACGTGGGTCACCTGGGAGTTTTTAGTGGCTGGGTTCTTTCATAAGTTCTGTCCAGGTAACAGCCAGATGTCTCACAGCATCTTCTAAGTCATGCACTCTGTGGAGATCCGATCCAATGTCCGTCGGCAGTCTGGAGTCTGAAGTGCTGAGTGTGTGAGGTTTGTATGTCTGCttatcttcatgtgtgtgtgcgagttCACCTCATCCTCAGGACAGGTGGGTTGTCTCCCATTCTGCTTACACTCCCATTAACACACCTCGCACTGTCAATAAAACCTCCCCTCCAGCATGAACCCCCAGTCGAACAGTCTTGCGCTGTAAAAACTAAATGTCATCTGCTTCCCTTTGAGTCTCCCAGatttgtccaatcagagtccctGCATCAATCCACATCCATCTTGCTTGTTTGCCTGTCTTTCCCTCCCCTCGTAAGCCCACCCCAGGAGTCCAGAGTCAGAGAGATTTTCAGGTTCAGTGCgattcttctttttcttcctcctcacaaAAAATCCAGGCTCTGTAGCTCCTCCTCCAGTATCTCTCCCTCCACACACTGCTTCCCCTTTCTCAAGGGTCCTGTCTCTCATCAGGGGCGTTCCTGCTTACCTGAGTCACTCTTTACACCCCTGTTGTgactgtgtatgcatgtgtatgtctctgtgtgtgtgtgttagtgtgtgtggaAGCTGCAGTTGAagctcccctctctccctctctgttgccATGCTAGAGCAGGTAACATTCGGCTAGCGCAGGAGACACACAGCCTGAATTCAAATGCGCCTCCAGCCTCTCAGATTTACAAAGCCTCCACCCCTCCTTAACAgccccccaccctcacccccaccacctctactcctcctctgtcatctCTCTATCTACCATGTCTCTTTTTTGCAGCCTCTATCTCATTCTCCCCATCTCTGTCCACAGTgtctgatctctctctctctctctgtctctctctctctcctctctgctgttgctTCCTTTTGTGTCATATTTTCCCCTCTCTGCTGtcgtgctctctctctctcttgttttttatGTTACCTTGAGACTGGGCTGAAGAGACGCCGGGGATTAGTCTGCTTCTGTTCAATGCTGCAAAAAAGCTAAAAAAGTCATTTCCCTCTATAATTGAGTCCAAAAATCTCTTaatgcagaaaagaaaaaacactttcaaCGTTTCCAATGCTGTTGGGACTTTTTTTAGGGTGGGGAATTTTGACCTATATCATCACAGGATATATTACTAAAAACTTCATAATAGCTGTCATTTCCCCTTCTAGAAAAAGACCGAACCAACTTCTTGGAAACATAAATGCCAATGAACAAATGAAAAGTTCTGAATGTACTGTGTATGCATGTCAGTGCCAAACTGCAACTTCCAGGAGTAAGAAATGAAGCCCATATGGAGGTGCTAAAAGCTGCCATTTTTCCACATGGCCTTTGGCGAGCCAATAGACTCCTGTGTTCAAATGCACGTTAAACTGTAATATACATTCTTTGGCTCTATTGATAAGTGCATTTTGTGACACCTGCGTAGTGCATACTCACTGGTTTTAGCTCCACTTCTTTGCTGGTATTTGGATCAGCCAGGAGTTTAGTTGGATGTTGccaacatacagacacagaactcTTTGGTGATGTTTCAGACAGTTCATCCATAGTTCTTTACGGtggccctttttttttttttttttacatgacaaACGGCAACTTGATACTTGATACTAAAAATACTCTGATAGACCTGTGTGAAATGTGTAAATCCTCCTCTCTCTATTTTGGCCATGTCTCCACAAAGAAGATTTGCTTCACCTTCACCTGTTTCAAGAGAAAAAAGTCTTTAAAGCTTCAATTTcaggcaaaaaaacacaacctcatGAAAAGAATTTTTAACATGCTGAATATGAATTTAAAAGCTGATGAATTAATGCAAAGCTCCTCTCAGCATGCATGAAGCGAGGACACACAAATGAAAGCCTCTCACTCAGAGCGCTCTTCATCGTTGAAGGTTGGATCTCGGAGTCTCAGATAAAGAGGAATGGATGCAGGCTGTTGCGTTTTTCTTTGATCATTCAGTCCATGTCacaagaatttaaaaaaattccCTTCATCCTGCCAACATGACGCACTGCAACATGGCTGTACTAACTCGAGCTGCATTAATGCCTTCTTGCAGATTATAGTATGAATCATTAAGGAGTAGGATGATCGTggctgtggggaaattaagtgaAGTTAATTTTAGTTTTCATACCAGTAAATGAAAGCAGGCCAGCTTTGCTCACCCACAGCaagtcacagctgctggtctCACGTCCTGTCACTCACAGTCTGTATCATCAATAACACCTTCAACAAATCTTCCCTCTCTGTGAAGAGACGGATTTCTAGCTGATATAAATTTCTGTCTGAGCTCCAGTGAATTTATCACTGGCAATGCAGCAGCGTTTTTGCAGTTATTTTTCAAATTcctttacttcctccttttttttgtgcaggGGAGGGGGGTGATGAGAGTCGCAGGTTTGGCATTTCCCTTAAACGATTTGTCCCGCAGCCCCAGCTCATCCATCAGAGGAACAAAGACCAAGAGCACTGTGGGTATAATTCTGTCAGGCCTGTCCTGGTGGAGGACTGCAGATTACAGTAAACACCAGCATCTCTCTGTGGTGACACTGTGGCAGTCTGcacacacgcagagacacacacacacacacacaccaaggatACAACTGGGTGAGTTATATAGCTATATCATATGAACCACTATAATGGCTGCAGGAACTAAGGGTAAGGTATAAATTCACAACACCCAAGGGCAACGCCTGAAATTAGAAGcaacacattaaaaatgttttctaatTTTTCTAATTTTAGAAATCCAGAGGAAGCTTAAAGTAGAAGCAACTCTGCACTAACAGGAGGCAGCTGAGCTGGATTGGGTACCCTGAAAAGGATGCTCCCTTTGTCACCTCCCTGTGGAGGTTTACTTTGCAATGTCAGCAGGGTGGAGGCCGACCCATGTCCCATCTGGCCAGGCTGGGATTCCATCAGGAGAAGCTGAAAGAGGCATTTAAGGAGCTACAAAACCCTGGTGAACTGAGCGATGTGGAAAATTAAACACTGTAAGTGATCATGGCAGCAACCTTTTGGTGGAATGATCATCTGTTCAGCTGCTAAATGTGCCACTGTGCTCTAAGCTAATAGCTAACTTTGTCTGCAGTTCATTGTTGAGCAGagagcacacagagctgctgactCATCTCTGCAGGGCTGTGAGTGATCCCTTCATGCAACAGTTCCTCTTTTTACCCATTAATGTCGTGAAAGAGATCAGTGTTAAAACAAAAGACCTTTATTTAATATTGTTGTAAATGCTTTAAAATCTCTTGTTTAAAACaagtgtgttttctctttttgtagAAAGTTAACAAATGAACAGATAAAAAATGGTAGCAGATAAACATGAACTGAAGTACAATAAATAGATTTGgattgaatgaaaaaaaaatgacaagagtTGGCTCACTGTATTCTCCAGAATCATGTTTACCCACTTTGATTTGGATGAAAGGCCTTTCAATAAAGAATTCAAAACAAGCTGCTCCCTTCATCAAGTTTCTTTGGTGCCACTCTCTACACAAGAATACCAACTGTCCAATGGTCCGCAATACAACAGGCTCCTTCATCAACAACAGTCTGCGCCACTCCTCCTCAAAACATGCTCTGCCTGCTGAAAATCCGCAGCTCGGTCAGGAATATGAAGTAGATAAAACTCAGGCTCACCAGTAAATTTTTTAGCAGGTACAACACAGGTGTGACAAAACCAAAGACAGCGATCAGAGCGACCCGAAGGATGAAGAAAGGGAGATCCTGCAGGGCAACTccagcagcagagaacagagggCTGTGAGGCATGATGATCACACGGAGAGTGGACAGAAATGCCAGGATGTAAATCGCAAACACCCAAGCTGAGTAGAAGATCAATGGGTCTCCTGCCACTCTCACCATCTCCACAGTGTCTAACCAGAACAGGAAACAATCCACAAACACCTCTGGCCTTAAGTCTCTCTTCCACAGGAAGCTTGCGCGACCTGAGTAGGACCAGGGGCGTGAGGATGAGGAGTACAGGTAGGCAGTGCTGGATGCTCGTGTGCTGGCAGATGAAGGTGTGGGTGGGTCAGTGAGGTCCAGCTGCCTACCTGAGGCTCTGCCGTTTCTGGCCGCTGAGGTCAAACCATTCTGGCCTTCATCAGGGTGCAGCTGTCCTGATACGGTGGTCACATGTTCCAGGTAGGTGAGGATGGGGCCCGACATGTCAAGGTCAGGATCCAGGCTGTTTGCTGCAAATGACAAGAGCAGATGTCATACTATATACTGTGGAGTGGAGGATAAAAAGGTCATTCTAAAGTCCAGCCAATATCAAGATGAAAGGAAAAACTACAGAGGATTGGCTTAATATGATATAAGAGCCAATTATGTCTCAAAAATATCATTATgagtatattttattattagcaGTGTTACATTGCCTTTGATAACACTGAGAAGTTCCCGTCTTACACTGGCCCCGGAGCCCGTAGGGTCGAATCCTCTCAATGATGTCCACGCAGATGAGGGAGAAAAGCACCAAAGAAACAGGCAGCTCTGTGAACAGGTCCAGCTTTTTATCAGTGTCTGCCTGCACCTACACAGTGTGACACAAAAGATAAGTGTGAGAATACATAGATCTGACAATAGAAACCAAATAGAAACTCTTTATGATGGCACGCGCTGCAGTGGGGAGAAAGGAAGGTCCTACAATTCAGGTTTTATGAAGCCATCAGATTTTACCACTCTGTCATTTCAGGTGAACGCCTTTGAAAATCAGGCCAGGATATGTACATGTATAAATATGTCTGACACATCTCTTTGTTCTGCTTTAAGCTCTGCTCTGTTAAAGAGTGCCGTGATTAAATACACAGTTTAACCTACAAGTCCTTTTAGAGAGGAGCCGAATAACAGAGCCTGGGTTAATGGCCGCCCTGTTGTGTCCACTGTGGGTTACTGAATAACAGCGGCTGACAGCACAGTCTCGTGACAGAGGACATATTTTCAAATTTAATGGAGTCAAAGTCTCTCTGCACTAAAACACTTCCACTTCATGCCAATCTACACATCTACTCAAGTACGTTTTACATTAGATTTTCATTTAAATACAATCACTTTCTGTGGTCAAACAAAGTAAACTGAGATGGAGCTTACAGCCCATTAAAGATGGCTATATGTAAAGGTGGACAGTCAATCCCAGACGTCATTCTTTGGTTTCTTTAAGAGCGGTGTCCCTGGCAATTGAGCTCCTAGTCACCTGTGAACACAGCACCTGTCTCTCgttttgtaaaatattttttaaatacaacaaaTTGAGGC
This sequence is a window from Parambassis ranga chromosome 17, fParRan2.1, whole genome shotgun sequence. Protein-coding genes within it:
- the tmem236 gene encoding transmembrane protein 236, with product MPSGKLIKLVLYEVLQFAALIAPVFVIMERFARLIRDVRGHDLTAYWLVVAASLAYMTTVTLLVWVPLKYLILSKRRFITEITQWRPTALAYLILCTLPCFAVLIASSKVQADTDKKLDLFTELPVSLVLFSLICVDIIERIRPYGLRGQSNSLDPDLDMSGPILTYLEHVTTVSGQLHPDEGQNGLTSAARNGRASGRQLDLTDPPTPSSASTRASSTAYLYSSSSRPWSYSGRASFLWKRDLRPEVFVDCFLFWLDTVEMVRVAGDPLIFYSAWVFAIYILAFLSTLRVIIMPHSPLFSAAGVALQDLPFFILRVALIAVFGFVTPVLYLLKNLLVSLSFIYFIFLTELRIFSRQSMF